One genomic segment of Bradyrhizobium prioriisuperbiae includes these proteins:
- a CDS encoding 2'-5' RNA ligase family protein yields the protein MAWRRRSHPNQLQFDFGGGPAEPNRDPVFFANLIDPTNAAALGRVAQAQNDQFELQGALRPTRNLHLSLNPIGHRWMLDDRLIDIARQAASTVEMSCFDLVFDRVMSFKTRQPYPLVLRCGSGSASVIALYRAIGEAMAGSELRVRAPLSFTPHVTLLYGSKLVPATALDEPVMVRVRDFTLVHSLHGQSLYKELGRWPLRANV from the coding sequence ATGGCGTGGCGTCGAAGAAGTCATCCCAACCAGTTGCAATTCGACTTTGGGGGCGGCCCGGCCGAGCCGAACCGCGATCCTGTGTTCTTCGCGAACCTGATCGACCCCACCAATGCCGCCGCTCTCGGACGTGTTGCGCAGGCACAGAACGATCAGTTCGAATTGCAGGGAGCGTTGCGGCCGACGCGAAACCTGCACCTGTCGCTCAACCCGATCGGGCACCGTTGGATGCTTGATGACCGCTTGATCGATATTGCAAGACAGGCTGCGTCCACTGTCGAGATGTCATGCTTCGATCTCGTGTTCGACCGCGTCATGAGTTTTAAGACCCGGCAGCCGTATCCACTGGTCTTGCGCTGCGGTTCCGGTTCGGCATCGGTCATAGCGTTGTATCGTGCGATCGGCGAGGCGATGGCAGGCAGCGAATTGCGCGTGCGTGCTCCGTTATCGTTCACGCCCCACGTCACCCTGCTGTACGGCAGCAAGCTCGTTCCCGCGACGGCTTTGGACGAACCGGTCATGGTGCGGGTGCGCGACTTCACACTGGTGCACAGTCTCCACGGCCAGAGCTTGTACAAGGAACTGGGACGTTGGCCGCTGCGCGCTAACGTTTGA
- a CDS encoding glutathione S-transferase family protein: MQSQDAQPLRIWGRANSVNVQKVLWCCHELGIDYERLDAGMQFGRTQDADYLAMNPNARVPTLVHGDFVLWESNSIMRYLVLQFDPNSTLYPGKPQVRGSLERWLDWSLSTLQPAERPVFWGLVRTPPDQRDMAALQQATDAVAALWQILDAHLTGRTFAEGDQFTLADITLGTYARRWFGVEGVRKPTLPHLERWYAGLVGRAGFQRFVAPPLS, encoded by the coding sequence ATGCAATCACAAGATGCTCAACCGCTCCGGATCTGGGGGCGCGCCAACTCCGTCAACGTTCAAAAAGTCCTGTGGTGCTGTCACGAACTCGGCATCGATTACGAGCGCCTCGACGCCGGCATGCAATTCGGCCGCACCCAGGACGCCGATTATCTGGCCATGAATCCCAATGCACGCGTGCCGACCCTGGTGCACGGCGACTTCGTGTTATGGGAATCCAATTCGATCATGCGCTATCTCGTGCTGCAGTTCGATCCGAACTCCACGCTTTATCCGGGCAAGCCGCAAGTCCGCGGCAGCCTCGAGCGCTGGCTCGACTGGTCGCTCTCGACGCTGCAGCCGGCCGAGCGCCCGGTGTTCTGGGGGCTGGTCCGAACACCGCCGGATCAGCGCGACATGGCGGCGCTGCAGCAGGCCACCGACGCCGTCGCAGCGTTGTGGCAGATCCTCGATGCCCACCTCACAGGCCGCACTTTCGCTGAGGGCGATCAGTTCACCCTCGCCGACATTACGCTCGGCACCTATGCGCGCCGCTGGTTTGGTGTCGAAGGCGTTCGCAAACCGACCCTGCCCCATCTGGAGCGCTGGTACGCGGGACTAGTGGGCCGCGCGGGCTTCCAGCGCTTCGTCGCCCCGCCACTGTCCTGA
- a CDS encoding PAS domain-containing protein has translation MDPENRFTTDFEAASPSIVKSIRQRDLLNAWLRLFARGGRVPCRDDFRPERMDEELPDLVFLRVERGPGSPRFIIESDGIRPADAHGSAGKGRYLDEYLGPKLGPSAVAVYEECYRRARPAYTISMVDDIYGRSVDYERLLLPFSEGDGVNTIIASLKTISESGGFEIRNLMRAHLTAPVFKLRTIIDRDLAHRRPGLIPPGDIIELI, from the coding sequence ATGGACCCCGAGAACCGCTTCACGACTGATTTCGAGGCAGCGTCTCCATCGATCGTGAAATCGATCCGACAGCGCGATCTGCTGAATGCCTGGCTGCGGCTTTTTGCCAGAGGTGGACGGGTTCCGTGCCGAGACGATTTTCGGCCCGAACGCATGGACGAGGAATTGCCCGATCTGGTGTTTTTGCGGGTCGAACGCGGGCCAGGATCGCCGCGGTTTATCATCGAAAGCGACGGCATACGGCCCGCCGATGCCCATGGCAGCGCCGGCAAGGGCCGCTATCTCGACGAATATCTCGGCCCCAAACTGGGACCCAGCGCGGTGGCGGTCTACGAGGAATGTTATCGCCGAGCCCGTCCCGCTTACACCATTTCAATGGTTGATGACATTTACGGCCGCTCCGTCGACTACGAACGCCTACTGCTGCCGTTTTCCGAGGGCGACGGCGTCAACACCATCATCGCCTCGCTCAAGACGATCAGCGAGAGTGGTGGCTTCGAGATCCGAAATCTGATGCGGGCCCACCTCACGGCGCCGGTCTTCAAGCTGCGCACCATCATCGATCGTGACCTGGCTCATCGCAGGCCCGGGCTCATTCCACCCGGCGACATCATCGAACTGATCTGA
- a CDS encoding metalloregulator ArsR/SmtB family transcription factor, with protein MTATAISQGSPAPPIDHVFRALSDPTRRHVLERLSQSPASVSELAGAFKMALPSFVQHLKILEGCGLVHSAKSGRVRTYRLAPQQLRLAEDWLSQQRALWERRFDQFDAYVMSLKETDT; from the coding sequence ATGACAGCCACCGCTATCAGCCAGGGTTCGCCGGCACCGCCTATCGATCATGTGTTTCGCGCACTGTCCGATCCGACGCGCCGCCACGTGCTGGAGCGGCTGAGCCAAAGCCCCGCCTCGGTCAGCGAACTCGCTGGCGCTTTCAAGATGGCGCTGCCCTCCTTCGTCCAGCATCTGAAGATTCTGGAAGGATGCGGACTGGTGCATTCAGCGAAGTCCGGCCGTGTCCGCACTTACCGCCTCGCCCCGCAACAGCTCCGCCTCGCGGAAGACTGGCTAAGCCAGCAGCGCGCGCTGTGGGAACGCCGCTTCGATCAGTTCGACGCCTATGTGATGAGCCTCAAGGAGACAGATACGTGA
- a CDS encoding SRPBCC family protein: MTQSSIPTIDPNLDLVLERTIDAPLALVWSALTKPEHVVKWFVPAPWTITACEIDLRPGGIFRTVMRSPEGQEFPNDGCFLDIVPQERLVWTDALKRGWRPSENPFFTAIVTLDTQGDVTRYIARAIHRDPAGKSKHEEMGFHQGWGTCIDQLNKLVKTL; encoded by the coding sequence GTGACACAATCATCGATCCCGACCATCGACCCGAATCTCGATCTCGTTCTGGAACGCACAATCGACGCTCCGCTCGCTCTGGTGTGGTCCGCCCTCACCAAGCCCGAACATGTCGTCAAATGGTTTGTGCCGGCACCCTGGACCATCACGGCCTGCGAGATCGACCTGCGGCCCGGCGGCATCTTCCGCACCGTGATGCGATCCCCCGAGGGCCAGGAATTCCCGAATGACGGCTGCTTTCTCGACATCGTGCCACAGGAACGGCTGGTGTGGACGGATGCGCTGAAGCGGGGCTGGCGCCCGTCCGAGAACCCGTTCTTTACGGCGATCGTCACCCTGGATACGCAAGGCGACGTCACCCGCTACATCGCCCGCGCCATCCATCGGGACCCAGCCGGCAAAAGCAAGCACGAGGAAATGGGCTTCCATCAGGGCTGGGGCACGTGCATCGACCAGCTCAACAAGCTGGTGAAGACGCTTTAG
- a CDS encoding sensor histidine kinase: MVLRLVSDSSLLHSRSWRWWLLPVAAAVVVLLALDQSAHIWAEQRALAGLRSEAEATASQRVAVLQSEIEKQRALPFVLAQDPDVRQALSRPNAATIDPLNRKLATLAAGTRAGVIYLLDITGLTIAASNYETPISFVGNNYAFRPYYQLAMANGGAEAFAFGTVSQQPGLYLSRRIDATSGPLGVIVVKVEFQEIEAEWHRFAERVFVLDDRGIVLVTSEATWRFMSTVPLSSEQQDSIRASLQFGNAPLNLLPVHPKGGRPGMVSVQPPRAKAPIDFIEVAAAVPTTTWTLHLLTPTHAAITIATTAARALALLGGVFSLGVIALWWIRRRSQQQQRIQAENTRRELEDRVRDRTAELEDANTRLRSEMTERQRAQTVLNQLQDELVQANKLTVLGQIAASVAHEINQPVAAIRTFADNGATLLARNDLQQTRDNLARIASLTDRIGSITGELRAFARKSPSKVEAVSLQSTIDGALLLVGHRLRQQAIGFELTIAGGDIIIAADRIRLEQVFVNLLQNAIEALTGHLEPRIRIDAVSTDDRVSITVSDNGPGLPDTVMQSLFVPFTTTKATGLGLGLVISKDIVSELGGSFSGSNAAIGGAIFTVTLPRFA; the protein is encoded by the coding sequence ATGGTTTTGAGACTGGTTTCGGACAGCAGCTTGCTGCACAGCCGATCCTGGCGATGGTGGCTCCTGCCAGTTGCCGCGGCCGTCGTCGTGCTGCTGGCGCTCGATCAGAGCGCCCACATCTGGGCGGAGCAGCGGGCGCTCGCTGGGCTGCGCAGTGAAGCGGAGGCCACCGCCTCGCAACGTGTGGCCGTGCTCCAGAGCGAAATCGAGAAGCAGCGCGCCCTGCCCTTCGTGCTGGCGCAGGATCCGGACGTCCGCCAGGCCCTGTCCCGCCCCAACGCCGCCACCATCGATCCGCTGAATCGCAAACTGGCGACACTTGCCGCTGGAACGCGAGCGGGCGTGATCTACCTGCTCGACATCACCGGCCTGACCATCGCGGCCAGCAACTACGAGACGCCGATCAGTTTCGTCGGCAACAATTATGCGTTCCGGCCTTACTACCAGCTCGCCATGGCGAACGGCGGCGCGGAGGCCTTTGCGTTCGGCACGGTCAGCCAGCAGCCCGGCCTCTACCTCTCCCGCCGCATCGACGCCACGTCCGGCCCCCTTGGCGTGATCGTGGTCAAGGTGGAGTTCCAGGAGATCGAAGCCGAGTGGCATCGTTTTGCAGAACGCGTGTTCGTGCTCGACGATCGCGGCATCGTGCTGGTGACCAGCGAGGCGACCTGGCGCTTCATGTCGACCGTGCCGCTGTCCTCCGAGCAGCAGGACAGCATTCGCGCTTCGCTCCAGTTCGGCAACGCCCCACTCAATCTCCTGCCGGTGCATCCCAAAGGTGGCCGGCCCGGCATGGTGTCGGTGCAACCGCCACGCGCCAAGGCCCCCATCGATTTCATCGAGGTCGCAGCCGCGGTTCCGACCACCACCTGGACGCTGCACCTGCTCACGCCCACCCACGCCGCCATCACCATCGCAACGACCGCCGCGCGCGCGCTGGCCCTGCTCGGTGGCGTCTTCAGCCTCGGCGTTATCGCCCTTTGGTGGATTCGGCGCCGCAGCCAGCAGCAGCAACGCATCCAGGCGGAGAATACGCGCCGCGAACTGGAAGACCGCGTGCGCGACCGCACGGCCGAACTCGAAGATGCCAACACCCGACTGCGTTCGGAGATGACGGAGCGGCAACGCGCCCAGACAGTACTGAACCAGTTGCAGGACGAACTGGTTCAGGCCAATAAACTGACCGTGCTCGGCCAGATCGCGGCGAGCGTGGCTCACGAAATCAATCAGCCGGTGGCCGCGATCCGCACGTTCGCCGACAATGGAGCCACCCTGCTCGCCCGCAATGATCTGCAGCAGACGCGCGATAATCTGGCCAGGATCGCCAGCCTGACCGATCGGATCGGTTCCATTACCGGCGAACTACGCGCCTTTGCGCGCAAGTCGCCGAGCAAGGTCGAAGCCGTCTCGCTGCAATCGACCATCGACGGTGCATTGCTGCTGGTTGGACATCGCCTGCGGCAGCAGGCGATCGGCTTCGAACTTACCATTGCCGGCGGCGACATCATTATTGCAGCCGATCGCATTCGTCTGGAACAGGTCTTCGTCAACTTGCTGCAGAACGCCATCGAGGCCCTGACGGGACACCTTGAGCCGAGAATCCGGATCGATGCCGTCAGCACCGACGATCGCGTCTCCATCACCGTGTCCGATAACGGACCTGGCCTGCCGGACACCGTGATGCAATCGCTGTTCGTTCCCTTCACCACCACCAAGGCGACGGGCCTTGGCCTCGGCCTGGTGATCTCCAAGGATATCGTGAGCGAGCTTGGCGGCAGCTTCTCGGGCAGCAATGCCGCCATCGGCGGCGCTATTTTCACCGTCACACTTCCGAGGTTCGCATGA
- a CDS encoding GNAT family N-acetyltransferase codes for MRLETPRLILRPWQDGDRASFAAINADAEVRRYYYPSTLSTAETNDLIDAEIDQLRQNGFGFLAVQRELDGALIGGAGLSRPGPEVPGSHEAEIGWILGRAYWRQGYATELAASLFDVAWTRLHLAEVIGYTSNINLPSQRAMEKVGMSYVPGADFNDTTVPVGHILRPHLLYRIVNPLKR; via the coding sequence ATGCGGCTCGAAACACCAAGGCTGATCCTGCGACCCTGGCAAGACGGCGACCGCGCCTCTTTCGCTGCCATCAATGCCGATGCCGAGGTGCGGCGCTATTATTATCCCAGCACCTTGAGTACTGCCGAGACCAATGACCTGATCGATGCCGAGATCGACCAGTTGCGGCAGAACGGCTTCGGCTTTCTCGCGGTCCAGCGCGAGTTGGACGGGGCTCTGATCGGAGGGGCCGGCCTATCGCGCCCCGGGCCGGAAGTGCCGGGATCTCACGAGGCGGAGATCGGCTGGATTCTGGGCCGCGCGTACTGGCGGCAAGGCTATGCGACCGAACTGGCTGCCTCCCTGTTCGATGTCGCCTGGACCAGGCTGCACCTCGCGGAGGTCATCGGCTACACCTCGAATATCAATCTGCCGTCGCAACGCGCCATGGAGAAGGTCGGCATGAGTTATGTTCCAGGTGCCGACTTCAATGATACCACCGTGCCCGTAGGCCATATTCTGCGACCCCACCTGCTGTATCGGATCGTCAACCCGCTCAAACGTTAG
- a CDS encoding dicarboxylate/amino acid:cation symporter, whose product MADAHAAVRASQPFYRHLYVQVLAAIFAGILLGHFYPQLGTSLQPLGDAFIKLVKMIIAPVIFLTVTTGIAGMGDLKKVGRVAGKAMLYFLTFSTLALIIGLIVGNVIQPGAGLNIDPASLDPKATASYAAKAHDATIVGFLMNVIPATPIAALASGDILQVLFFAVLFGIALALIGEKADPAMTVMTSLTQAMFRLVAILMKAAPIGAFGAMAFTIGKYGIGSIASLAFLVATFYITSALFVFVVLALVARYNGFSIVALLRYIKEELLLVLGTSSSEAALPSLMEKMERAGCKRSVVGLVIPTGYSFNLDGTNIYMTLASLFIAQACGIHLSLSDQVLLLLVAMLSSKGAAGITGAGFITLAATLSVVPSIPVAGMALILGIDRFMSECRAITNFIGNAVATIVVARWEGELDTAKLSAALSGSTVEADVDVVLAPAE is encoded by the coding sequence ATGGCCGACGCCCATGCGGCCGTGCGTGCGTCCCAACCGTTCTATCGCCATCTCTATGTCCAGGTGCTGGCGGCGATTTTTGCCGGCATCCTGCTCGGACATTTTTATCCCCAGCTCGGCACCAGCCTGCAGCCGCTCGGCGACGCCTTCATCAAGCTGGTCAAGATGATCATCGCGCCGGTGATCTTCCTGACCGTCACCACCGGCATTGCCGGCATGGGCGATCTCAAGAAGGTCGGTCGTGTGGCCGGCAAGGCGATGCTCTATTTCCTCACCTTCTCGACGTTGGCGCTGATCATCGGCCTCATCGTCGGCAACGTGATCCAGCCGGGCGCTGGACTGAACATCGATCCTGCGAGCCTCGATCCGAAGGCGACGGCCTCCTATGCGGCCAAGGCACATGACGCGACCATCGTTGGCTTCCTCATGAACGTTATTCCGGCCACGCCGATCGCCGCGCTGGCCTCCGGCGATATCCTGCAGGTCCTGTTCTTTGCAGTGCTGTTCGGCATCGCGCTGGCGCTGATCGGTGAGAAGGCTGATCCGGCGATGACGGTGATGACGTCGCTGACACAGGCGATGTTCCGCCTGGTCGCGATCCTGATGAAAGCCGCGCCTATCGGTGCATTCGGCGCCATGGCCTTCACCATCGGCAAATACGGCATCGGCTCGATCGCCAGCCTCGCGTTCCTGGTCGCGACTTTCTACATCACCTCAGCACTGTTCGTGTTCGTGGTGCTGGCGCTGGTCGCGCGCTACAATGGCTTTTCGATCGTCGCGCTGCTGCGTTACATCAAGGAAGAGCTGTTGCTAGTGCTCGGTACCAGCAGTTCCGAAGCGGCTCTGCCGAGCCTGATGGAAAAGATGGAGCGGGCGGGGTGCAAGCGCTCGGTGGTCGGCCTGGTGATCCCGACCGGGTACTCGTTCAATCTTGATGGCACCAACATCTACATGACGCTGGCGTCGCTGTTCATCGCGCAGGCCTGCGGCATCCATCTCAGCCTCAGCGATCAGGTGTTGCTGCTGCTGGTCGCCATGCTGAGCTCGAAGGGGGCCGCCGGCATCACCGGAGCGGGCTTCATCACGCTCGCCGCGACCCTGTCGGTTGTGCCGTCGATTCCCGTCGCCGGCATGGCGCTGATCCTGGGCATCGACCGCTTCATGTCGGAGTGCCGCGCCATCACCAACTTCATCGGCAATGCGGTCGCAACCATCGTGGTGGCGCGGTGGGAAGGTGAGCTCGACACCGCGAAGTTGTCGGCCGCGCTGAGCGGCTCCACGGTGGAGGCGGATGTCGACGTGGTTCTGGCGCCGGCCGAATAA
- a CDS encoding ArsC family reductase, translated as MTTTIYGIKNCDTMKKARAWLDGHKIAYDFHDYKAAGIDRKRLESWSKEVGWETLLNRAGTTFRALPDADKAGLTEKKAIALMLAQPSMIKRPVLDLGGRVLVGFKPEIYAADVGKR; from the coding sequence GTGACCACTACCATCTATGGCATCAAGAATTGCGACACCATGAAGAAGGCGCGGGCGTGGCTGGACGGCCACAAGATCGCGTACGACTTCCATGACTACAAGGCCGCCGGCATCGACCGGAAGCGGCTCGAGAGCTGGAGCAAGGAGGTCGGCTGGGAGACGCTGCTCAACCGCGCAGGCACCACCTTTCGCGCCTTGCCGGATGCCGACAAGGCCGGACTCACCGAGAAGAAGGCCATCGCGCTGATGCTGGCGCAGCCCTCCATGATCAAGCGGCCGGTGCTGGATCTCGGCGGACGGGTCCTTGTCGGCTTCAAGCCGGAGATCTATGCGGCTGATGTCGGCAAGCGCTGA